In Anolis carolinensis isolate JA03-04 chromosome 4, rAnoCar3.1.pri, whole genome shotgun sequence, the genomic window ataacaagaggtgggcagttttgtttacttgtttagtaatacgagctgtccatatagaagtcatagaagggatggacacttcatcatttttaaacgcattaaaaaggttcatagccctcagagggccaattaagtcaattcggtcggactgtggcaccaattttgtaggtgcgaccaaagaactcaattgtgtgtctaagtttgggagagacccaaaggttcagaactttacgaatactgaacaaattatgtggactttcaatgttcctcacgcctcccacatgggtggtgtttgggagaggatgattggtattagtcgcaaaatccttaatgccatgcttttgagtcataggtcattgacgcatgatgttttggtgacacttatggcggaagttaccgcaattatcaacaaccggccgctggttccccttaccagtgaccctgagaacttacaaccactgactcctgcacttattttgacacaaaaggtgccaggatggaaggacatcatgttgccagttccggacggaactcatcgtgccctgtggaaacaggtgcagtccttggccaaccacttttggaaaaggtggaaagctgagtacttaagccagcttcaagctagaagaatctggcaaagcccacaggacaacattgaggttaacaacgttgtgttgttaaaggacaaagacttgccccgccatgcgtggcccatgggcattgtattaaagacctttccttgcccggacggtaaggtcaggaaagttcaattaaagacttgcaacagagacaaagtgtccattttggacagaccaattagtgacctcgtgttgcttattggagatgtttaaagttctagtgtttgtattgtcatatgtgcaaaggtgtttgtatgtttttgagtggtaaattcccacatcctgggaatttaagcggggagtgttccgtcccccaggacgatggtttgccttacttattggtcgtttgtttgttttccctcctttgcaaaagcccaggaaaggtggcttgaagtctgcaagagctggctgcagttttctttgcaatgattggtcaaagagtacaacatcttaggaccgccctttttaccagggtctagtctccattttagagtttcattctggctatagtcttccaacgtgctggagctgtgcaaggctaactgggacaaatcatcctcaaaaccaggccaatctaagcctatccaaattagataagtattgaattatactgatctggaataggaattctagttagaggagcagggttattccatcgcttctagaactaatctttgctgtaaagatagggaaggaaagagtttctccttctaatatagacagcgtgattagggtatagtggttttataatcacctttgccttctggaaccagggataattctgcaactaaaacctatggaaatttgtttcattttctgcaactttaagatctgtgccaggtttacaaccttgtatgaataaacatccttttttgaagttatccagactcagtcgttcaatatctataggacagcttatagggatttgcagttcgcccggataaaggacagcacgtttcagttttatagttttttattgtccggcggacggcacaatatctatcttgtttgctgtgtcatacttaataataataatgataataataataataataataataataataataataatacatcccaacaaaggattcccccaggcaggaatcagccaagctttgaagctgaaaggctattaaatgctaatcaaggtgggcaattggaacattcacacttgcctccaacaaacaagagttctttctttctctcaccctggaccttctgcagatatagaaaccccacttgactagtttccaacctctgaggatgcctgaaatagatgcgggcgaaacatcaggggagaatagTTTTGGAACatgggccatacatcctggaaaacgcacagcaacccattccTCTGTGTTTTGagcgttgctctttatttactggaccaaagttggcacacagacccagcatggctAACTTTGAATACACACAGGGTTTGGGGATAATTgaacttgacatttgggagttgtagttgctgggacttatagttcccCTACACTCAAAGAACACTCTGCACCTCACcaatgattgatctggaccaatgttggcacacaaacccagcatagccaactttgaatacacACAAGGTTTGAGGATAATTGCCCTTGacattgggaattgtagttgttgGGACTTAAAGTTCACCTACAAATAACACTCtgcaccccaccaatgatggacctggaccaaacttggcaccttgtatccacatgaccaacagaaaatactgaaggggGGTTTCCCTTGATTTTGGGGAGtggcagttcacctacatccagggagcactgtgaatccaaacagTAATGGATCCAaatcaaacttggcatacagacccaacttggccaactttgaacaattggggagggggttggggaTGACTGAACtacaattctgggagctgtaattcacccacatccttatgcattttctaatgggagcattcattaaaaaaagactggctttttctaataaaaagtgtttgttggaaatgacaaccttgatgttacttgggccccttccacacagctgaataaaatcccagattatctgctttgaactggaatatagtgttcccccacttatcgctggggttaggttccaggaccacccgcaaaaagtgaaaatccgcaaagtagggacgctatatttatttaaatatttatacattattttagtagttatacactattttaagtctttatcaaccaattgtgtattgataaattgcccccttctcctccccttgccgctcgggctccttttctctccttcttccttgatattctgggttatatggcttgcGCCACCACTCTggctattttcccaatggaggggttagcattgtgactgtcatttccacaggactttgttttgggcatcctcgGGCCACAGGTTGGGAGCATGCATATCTTTAATGATGGCGTCCATCCAGCTTTTCTTCGACCATCTGCATGGTCACCCTCTTGCAATCTCCAAATGCAGTGCTGTTTGTGCTACTGATGCCGGTTCTTTTCTCACAACATGGCCATACCACAatagtcttgcttcctgcatttttttGTTGATTgcttttattcctagtcttttatggatgtcatcatttggcacatggtcaagTGTCAAGCCATGTGTCCATCtcagcatttccatttccatcGTGTTAAAGACTtgtgtttctttgttgctggccagAACTCTGTGCCATAGAAGGCTACTGTAGTGTAGATCTTAGCCTTGAGTTGTTCAGGCATTTTTGAGCTATAGAATGCCAGTCGTTTGCCACCATTTCAACCAGGCTGTGTTTATCTGTGACTGTGTGTCTGGCATTGTGTcgccatctaccctgtttcccctaaaataagacatccccagaaaataagacctagtagaggttttgctgaattgctaaatataaggcctcccccaaaagtaaaacctagcaaaggttttgtttggaagcatgcctgccaaacagaacaccagagcatgtaggattggtaaatgtacgtaccatagagtgttgtacatggaaatattgacagtaacaagaaattcttgataggattcacagtttgtctggtgatactggtttgtgatgacaactaatgtacagtatataataaatgttcatttttttgttcaacaataaatgtgaattcttcttcatggaaaaataagacatcccctgaaaataagacctagtgcatctttgggagcaaaaattaatataagacactgtcttatttttggggaaacacggtatggagGCCAGTGACCCTAGGTATTTAAATTGGGTGGGCTTCTATCAAATTTTAGTGacaccaacattgagctaaggggactccatttgGAGACAGGCCtcccagtttaagaagcagtgtttttGTATTCAagcccatagccagaaaaacaATTCAGAAGGGTTGAAACCTTTTCCCCCCAAGATGACTTTtgaggtcagtgtctcctgatctgacaggagatctcaacaaggccctaaAATTACAGGTCACAGGTAATAGATCCAGAAtctttgctccctcttaaagccaattcttgtcggccacaaaggacaatagtttccacaattagcagtagtttatttttgttttcttctgctttcttcttctttcctttatcAAGATGCCGGGTTACATCAAGACGTTTTCCACAGTGAGTTagcaagttttcagccaagcacaaggtGTTTGATGGtactgttttttggtgtctattgaagacttctgTTACATTTTTccattgcacaaatggtttagcagcCAATGCACCAAGCTCCTGATGAATACCGTAAACCCCAACATCTCCTCCAAATACCACACAGTACTTATAGAGTGCACTTTGCACATGCAATGAGTAGgtcaaccagggaaatctgctgaaccatttgggttgaaatcttagatgcctcttcttatccactgGAAATGGAGTctggattttgcactaactgagctttcacttggtcatcagaaacagcattattcatataaagtccaagatCTAACAATGACAcggcttcttctctttgctcctgttccctGGTTTcgttggcagggcttggattagatgaaccagtggcagACGTCAGTttagtttcctcagttttcacctggtCAAATGCCTTATGCTTTGCCTGCCGGCTGGCAAGTAGGCTAACTTGGTAGCTTCTACTATGTCAGCTATTACTGCTATCACAACGTAAACTAGTAGAAAGGTagataatgatagtgtgaatattcaaaatttgcttgagatagtgcttgtagttctggaggggctctaatttttgcttctcgtaTACTTGCCAGGGGGATTTGGttaagcagttaaaattcatgagtaaaccacatttttttaactgaaaaatcctaggggtggtttgaacccttaAACCGCCCCCTTGGCCACAAGCTTGTCGCCACCTATGGAGGCCAGTGACCCTAGGGTGGCCTATCAAATATTAGTGAAACCAACATTAAGCTAAGTTGACTCCATTAGGAGTCAGTGAtagcatcctcccccccccccccaagtttaaaAAGCAGTGTTTTAGTATGTGTTGTGTAAGTGATTTCAAGTGAGACCCTCCTCTATCCTTCAGCCTGCCTCGAAATAAATGGAATTGGTAAAAGGAAGGGCTCCTCCTTCTGACTGAGAAGGAaatagtgtgtgtgagagagagcgagagagagcgtCGCCATGACGACACATCCGGGTCCCTCCCCACTCCACGGCCTCGCGTAAGGCGCCACGTCACGCAGCTCGGAGGCGACGTTTCTCTTACCTTTCAGAGGCTGAGGCGGCGCCAAGATGGCGGAGCTCTACGTCAAGCCAGGTGAGCTGATGGGAGGCCTGTCGCCCTGAGGGAAGGAGCGGGCGTCAAGAGACCGGCCGAGAGTGACGGCTCTGTCGCTTCTTTCGCAGGGAACCGGGAGCGCGGCTGGAACGACCCCCCGCAGTTCTCGTACGGGCTGCAGCAGCGCCAGGGGCCGCGGGGCGGGGCGGCCAGGCGGGGGGGCCTCGCACGACGCCCCGCCGAAGGGACCCCGGAGGTCGACCGGGTAGCGGCAAAGACCACGACGCCGCCCTTaggccctcctccccctccccctgcaGCAGGTCAGGAAGGCCCCCTTTCCCATTCTCTGCGTCATTGTTTTCCTCTCTCGGCCCCTTTTGGACCTCCCCTCCCCAATATTTCTGCCCCCAAGGCCGCGCCTCCCAGATCCAGTTGCAACCCAGTTCTCTTTTCACTCCCTGAACAGACTTTTGAGAGGAAAACAAAATAatcatcattgggttgctgtgttttccgggctgtatggccatgttccagtaacagtctctcctgacgtttcgcccgcatctatggcaggcatcctcagatgttgtgaggtcaggtggaaacttggcaagtagggtttatatatctgtggatatatTGCCTcaaacacaagagttctttctcccatcctggaaattccacagatatataaactccacttgccttagtttccaacagacttcacaacctctaggGATGTCTGTCATAGATATTGGCAaattgtcaggagataatgcttctggaacatggccatacagccagaaaactcacagcaacccaataattattattttgttttcctcTCCAAAGCCTTTTTAGTTCTGGTTTGAATATTTCCTGTTAAAGTCGAATTGAAAGGCATTTCAGCCCATGCACCTGAGGAAAAGAGCTTCTTACAAAAGCTTCTTACCAATTTTATCCTTTCAGTTAATCTCTGAGGTGCTACAAGATGCCTTTGCATATTTTTAAAGGGGCATTTCATTTCTTTAATCACATAGTTCCCAGCACTAGAAATGGAAAAGACTGAACTTGAGTAATCAAAGTCTTATTGTAATCTAAGATGGGagtaaatgtgtttattttactAGATGTCACTAGACTGCATCTCCCACCATCCCTCACCAGTTGCTAAGCTCATAAgagctgatggaagttgcagtgtaACATTTTCTGACATTTCTACAAAAGGATGGATCTTTAGTACTtaccttgtttttatttttaggtCCTAGTTTGTAGTTCACTAAAGATGGTATATGATGAATAATCCTTTTCTCCCAACCTGACTTATGCCTACCTTCTTAGCTGGTCTGCCTGCATCCTCACCGTGTCCTGTgggcctgcctcctcctccttctgggcTGCCAGTCTCTTGTCCGCAAGTAGATGCCACAAATCTACTTGTCTCAGAAGACTGTGTTGTGGAAGATGTTCTTTCCCCTTTGAATGAGGCTCTGGATAACTGCAGGAAGACTCTGCGGGTGAGAAAAGCTGCAGGCCTTTCTCATTGTTTCCCATTTTTCTGTAGTAAAGGAAGTTATTGGGTCTAAGTAGCTGCAATTATGGTCTGCTTCATTGTTTTGAATTCCCCAGGGTAGCATCTCCCAGGTGTCGAATGTTGAGTGCACACACACCAGTGTATTTGGAAGGCACTGGGCTGGAAAAAGCTGAGTTGGCCATGTTCTTACCCTATTGAAaccaatggtgcatctacactgtagaactaatgaagtatgacaccacttgaactgccttgactcaatgctatagaatcatggtagTGCACCAGCGACTCTTTAGCAGAtagggctaaagatcttgtaaagctacaattgtcatgagtccatagcactgggccatagcagttaaaatactgtcagactgcattaattctagtttaagtgcacATGTATCAGCAACTTTCCACAGGCAATTGATTGGCTGCTGTGTGAACAGAATGCTGGACAAAATAAACCTTTCATCTGATTCAGTGTGACACTTCTTAAGTTCCTGGGGATAGTCTGTTGAAGAACACATATTGGCAAGGGGTCACATGACTGGTGGGCAGAGCCATCTCATTTTAAACTGAGGCTGCCCTGTAGCACCTGCAAACTTGTTTTGTGACTATGAATCCCTATAGCTCACACCACACCAGCTGTTAATTTGGGAGAGGGGCATTATCAGTTGCTGTGGTAgcagccagagagcactgcaaAATCTCACTGTCActctcccccccaccccaataCCTCCGGATTTTTGTGGGCCCATTATCAGATGAAACGGGTGACTGAGTAAGGCAGACTATGCCAAAAGGGAAAAATGGAATAGCAGTCAGCCATAGAAGAGTCCATGGTTTTTGTTTGTCTGCAGATATTTGAGGAATGGATTTGGAAGTGACCAGCAGGATAGTTTCATATTTTGTACTTGGCTTCTTGAACAAATTTCTTTTAATCTCACCAGTTTGCCTTATGTGAAATGAGTAACTCTCTAGACATCCCATAGCATTTGTTTTATATATGGGCATGTATTTCATGGCAGCAATTTTTGCTGCTGCTGGTAGCATATTCCTAGTATACCTAGGGTAAAGGTAAAagctttcctctgacattaagcctagtcgtgtccaactctgggtgttggtgctcatctccatttctaagctgaagagctggcattgtccatagactcctctaaggtcatgtggccaacataactgcatggagcgccgttaacttcccgctggagtggtacctcttgatctattcacatttgcatgggttggcagaagctggggctaatagcgggagctcactccactccccagatttgaacggccaacctttcggtcagcaagttcagcag contains:
- the sra1 gene encoding steroid receptor RNA activator 1, producing the protein MAELYVKPGNRERGWNDPPQFSYGLQQRQGPRGGAARRGGLARRPAEGTPEVDRVAAKTTTPPLGPPPPPPAAAGLPASSPCPVGLPPPPSGLPVSCPQVDATNLLVSEDCVVEDVLSPLNEALDNCRKTLRKQICDDIGKRLAILQQMWEQGKLSAPVRKGMRILIQEFKSQHWDAADEIHRSLMVDHVTEVNQWMVGVKRLIAETRNLPTDNLATIEHEQKDKTSLEPECQHD